In Microbacterium binotii, one DNA window encodes the following:
- a CDS encoding UDP-N-acetylmuramate dehydrogenase, translated as MTVVEPLPLAQLTTLATGAAPARMHEARSRDELIAALREVWADGDDWFVLGGGSNLLVGDEPFDGTVVRVLTRGIERLPSTREGFARLRVQAGHDWDALVADTVTAGLAGIEAMSGIPGTVGAAPVQNVGAYGQDISQTLVEVELIDESTGEVSTVPATELNLGFRTSVLKHHYGSVAARRAVILSVTLELQQVGHGAAPVRGEQLRRALGLGADAVVSLAEVRDTVLATRRSKGMVLDPDDADTRSAGSFFQNAVVSQEFARTLPAECPRWPLEPEIEPVRVIPLDQFDGYVPPAPVRSIDVKVSAAWLIEHAGIGKGFRIGRSRAAVSSKHALALTNRGGATAGEIAELARFIQQRVQQEFGLILQPEPVLVGVEL; from the coding sequence ATGACCGTCGTAGAGCCGCTGCCGCTCGCGCAGCTGACGACGCTGGCCACGGGTGCCGCCCCCGCACGGATGCATGAGGCGCGGTCCCGCGACGAGCTGATCGCCGCGCTGCGCGAGGTCTGGGCCGACGGCGACGACTGGTTCGTGCTCGGCGGCGGGTCGAACCTGCTGGTGGGAGACGAGCCCTTCGACGGCACCGTGGTGCGGGTGCTGACCCGAGGAATCGAGCGGCTGCCCTCGACCCGCGAGGGCTTCGCGCGTCTACGCGTGCAGGCCGGGCACGACTGGGACGCCCTGGTCGCCGACACCGTGACGGCGGGGCTCGCCGGCATCGAGGCGATGAGCGGCATCCCGGGCACCGTGGGTGCGGCTCCCGTACAGAACGTCGGGGCGTACGGGCAGGACATCTCGCAGACGCTGGTCGAGGTCGAACTCATCGACGAGTCCACCGGCGAGGTGTCGACGGTCCCCGCCACCGAGCTGAACCTCGGCTTTCGCACCTCGGTGCTCAAGCACCACTACGGATCCGTCGCCGCCCGTCGGGCCGTGATCCTCTCGGTCACCCTCGAACTGCAGCAGGTGGGCCACGGAGCGGCGCCCGTGCGCGGCGAACAGCTGCGACGGGCGCTGGGCCTCGGAGCGGATGCGGTCGTCTCGCTCGCCGAAGTGCGCGACACCGTGCTCGCCACCCGCCGCAGCAAGGGCATGGTGCTGGATCCGGATGACGCCGACACGCGCTCCGCCGGCTCCTTCTTCCAGAACGCCGTGGTGTCGCAGGAGTTCGCGCGCACCCTCCCGGCGGAGTGCCCGAGGTGGCCGCTCGAGCCCGAGATCGAGCCCGTGCGCGTCATTCCGCTCGACCAGTTCGACGGGTACGTCCCTCCGGCCCCGGTGCGATCGATCGACGTGAAGGTCAGCGCCGCGTGGCTCATCGAGCACGCGGGGATCGGAAAGGGCTTCCGCATCGGCCGCTCGCGCGCCGCGGTGTCGAGCAAGCACGCCCTCGCGCTGACGAACCGCGGCGGGGCGACGGCGGGCGAGATCGCCGAGCTCGCCCGCTTCATCCAGCAGCGGGTGCAGCAGGAGTTCGGTCTGATCCTCCAGCCCGAACCCGTGCTCGTCGGCGTCGAGCTCTAG
- a CDS encoding CotH kinase family protein, producing the protein MSHRHDKGSKPAQRLAHALAGLTVAAVVLTGCAVGAASETTASSTSTSTSTSTAQQSASGEFFDTDEVHSISVSYDEGDYQAMLDAYASSGEKEWISATVTIDGTVFENVGLRLKGNSSLRGVVETDSGDGTAGETEPESLPWLIRLDKYVDGQVYDGRSDFVVRGSSTQTSLNEAVALSVLAASDVATEQYAYVRFSVNGGAEQLRLVLDLPDDSGWNSDTFQNPGITYKADSGGDYSYRGDGADDYADVFDLKSNNSSLSGDDAFTPLADFLEFLATASDDEFANRLSSYLDVDEFARYLAVQELVANTDDIDGPGNNSYLRWDETTGTFTVIAWDQNLSYGVSPGGGGAGAGGRTAQGGGGARGGGAGGGGGGGSRSNVLVERFLADEGFSALYAEALQQLRSDVYDSGVAQTRLNTLVELLKTQASDLVSAATIQSEADAISAQLD; encoded by the coding sequence ATGTCCCACCGCCACGACAAGGGATCGAAGCCCGCACAACGCCTCGCGCACGCGCTCGCCGGTCTGACCGTCGCGGCTGTCGTGTTGACGGGATGCGCCGTCGGCGCAGCCTCGGAGACAACGGCGTCCTCGACCTCGACGTCAACGTCAACGTCAACGGCCCAGCAGAGCGCATCGGGCGAGTTCTTCGACACCGACGAGGTCCACTCGATCTCCGTCTCGTACGACGAGGGCGACTACCAGGCCATGCTCGACGCGTACGCGAGCTCCGGCGAGAAGGAGTGGATCTCGGCGACCGTCACGATCGACGGCACGGTCTTCGAGAATGTGGGGCTGCGGTTGAAGGGCAACTCCTCCTTGCGCGGCGTCGTCGAGACGGATTCGGGAGACGGCACCGCCGGCGAGACCGAGCCCGAGAGTCTGCCGTGGCTGATCCGGCTCGACAAGTACGTGGACGGGCAGGTCTACGACGGCCGCAGCGACTTCGTCGTGCGTGGCTCGTCGACCCAGACCTCGCTCAACGAAGCCGTCGCGCTGAGCGTGCTTGCCGCATCCGACGTCGCGACCGAACAGTACGCGTACGTACGCTTCAGCGTCAACGGCGGGGCCGAGCAACTGAGGCTCGTGCTCGATCTTCCCGACGACTCCGGTTGGAACTCGGACACGTTCCAGAACCCCGGCATCACCTACAAGGCCGACAGCGGCGGAGACTACTCCTACCGGGGCGACGGCGCGGACGACTATGCAGACGTCTTCGACCTCAAGAGCAACAACAGTTCGCTCTCCGGCGACGATGCGTTCACACCCCTCGCGGACTTCCTCGAGTTCCTCGCCACGGCGTCCGACGACGAGTTCGCGAACCGGTTGTCGAGCTACCTCGACGTCGACGAGTTCGCCCGGTACCTGGCGGTACAGGAGCTCGTGGCCAACACGGACGATATCGACGGCCCCGGGAACAACTCCTACCTGCGCTGGGATGAGACGACCGGCACGTTCACGGTCATCGCCTGGGACCAGAACCTCTCCTACGGTGTCAGCCCCGGCGGGGGCGGCGCCGGGGCCGGAGGCCGCACGGCGCAGGGCGGCGGTGGTGCACGCGGTGGTGGTGCCGGTGGGGGCGGTGGCGGTGGCTCCCGATCCAACGTGCTCGTCGAGCGCTTCCTCGCCGACGAGGGATTCTCGGCTCTGTACGCCGAGGCGCTGCAACAGCTGAGATCGGACGTCTACGACAGCGGCGTCGCGCAGACGCGGCTGAACACTCTCGTCGAACTGCTGAAGACGCAGGCCTCCGACCTCGTCTCCGCCGCGACGATCCAGAGCGAGGCCGACGCGATCTCCGCACAGCTGGACTGA
- a CDS encoding sulfite exporter TauE/SafE family protein, with product MTDAPARVLRPRTPAFILTCIATGLLAGLLSGLFGVGGGTVIVPLLVMLLKFDQRLAAGTSLAAIVPTAAVGVISYAVHGSVALVPAILLAVGAVIGAQIGTWLLPKISQTALRWGFVAFIVVVIASLFFVIPSRDAEIEVTVFSSIALVVVGVFTGIMAGLIGVGGGVIVVPVLVLLFGASDLEAKGTSLLFMIPTALSGTIGNLRRKNVDLVAAALVGVAACTTTALGAWIATLLDPFVANILFAAFLVFIGTQMAMKAVRGRKR from the coding sequence GTGACCGACGCCCCCGCACGCGTGCTCCGCCCGCGCACCCCGGCCTTCATCCTCACCTGCATCGCGACCGGGCTGCTGGCCGGACTGCTGTCGGGACTGTTCGGTGTGGGCGGCGGCACCGTGATCGTTCCGCTGCTGGTCATGCTGCTGAAGTTCGACCAGCGACTGGCCGCAGGGACCTCGCTCGCCGCGATCGTCCCGACCGCCGCCGTGGGCGTCATCTCCTACGCGGTGCACGGCTCGGTCGCGCTCGTGCCGGCCATCCTCCTCGCCGTCGGAGCGGTCATCGGCGCGCAGATCGGCACCTGGCTGCTGCCGAAGATCTCGCAGACGGCGCTGCGGTGGGGCTTCGTCGCCTTCATCGTCGTCGTGATCGCGAGCCTCTTCTTCGTCATCCCCTCCCGCGACGCGGAGATCGAGGTGACCGTCTTCTCCAGCATCGCTCTGGTCGTCGTCGGTGTCTTCACGGGGATCATGGCCGGTCTCATCGGTGTCGGCGGAGGAGTGATCGTGGTTCCCGTGCTCGTGCTTCTGTTCGGCGCGAGCGACCTGGAGGCGAAGGGGACCTCACTGCTGTTCATGATCCCGACCGCCCTGTCGGGAACCATCGGCAACCTGCGTCGTAAGAACGTCGACCTGGTCGCCGCGGCTCTCGTCGGTGTGGCCGCCTGCACGACCACGGCGTTGGGAGCGTGGATCGCGACACTGCTCGATCCTTTCGTCGCCAACATCCTGTTCGCCGCCTTCCTCGTCTTCATCGGCACCCAGATGGCGATGAAGGCCGTCCGCGGGCGCAAGCGCTGA
- a CDS encoding coenzyme F420-0:L-glutamate ligase, whose protein sequence is MSAPRMQVWALDGIAEVAAGDDLAAIIGDALAADGEGVLDGDILVVTSKIVSKAEGRQLAASDREDAITAETARVVAVRGTTRIVENRLGVVGAAAGVDASNTPEGTILLLPVDPDASARALCAVLRERFGVRLGIVVSDTLGRAWRIGQTDIAIGAAGMRVVDDLRGGTDAQGRPLVVTVPVVADEIASAGDLVKGKATGRPVAVVRGLSRYVTDEVDTPGARTLPRTGEHDMFRLGTDEAIAMGRQVGYADGFEAGRASRD, encoded by the coding sequence GTGAGCGCACCCCGCATGCAGGTCTGGGCCCTCGACGGCATCGCCGAGGTGGCCGCAGGCGACGATCTCGCCGCCATCATCGGCGACGCCCTGGCAGCGGATGGGGAGGGTGTCCTCGACGGCGACATCCTCGTCGTGACCTCCAAGATCGTGTCGAAGGCGGAGGGGCGGCAGCTGGCCGCATCCGATCGCGAGGACGCGATCACGGCGGAGACCGCGCGGGTCGTCGCGGTTCGCGGCACCACCCGGATCGTGGAGAACCGGCTCGGCGTCGTGGGAGCCGCAGCAGGCGTCGACGCCTCCAACACTCCCGAGGGGACGATCCTGCTGCTGCCGGTCGATCCGGATGCGTCGGCTCGCGCGCTGTGTGCTGTGCTGCGGGAGCGCTTCGGGGTGCGACTGGGCATCGTCGTCAGCGACACCCTGGGGCGCGCATGGCGCATCGGACAGACCGACATCGCGATCGGAGCGGCGGGGATGCGGGTCGTCGACGACTTGCGCGGCGGGACCGACGCGCAGGGGAGGCCCCTCGTGGTGACGGTGCCCGTCGTCGCCGACGAGATCGCCTCGGCGGGCGACCTCGTCAAGGGCAAGGCGACCGGGCGTCCCGTGGCGGTGGTGCGCGGGTTGTCGCGTTACGTCACCGACGAGGTCGACACCCCCGGCGCACGCACCCTGCCCCGCACCGGCGAGCACGACATGTTCCGCCTCGGCACCGACGAGGCGATCGCGATGGGGCGCCAGGTCGGATACGCCGACGGGTTCGAGGCCGGGCGCGCGTCGCGCGACTGA
- a CDS encoding MFS transporter: MTSTTPTVPLRTLISDDQTLRRLLTITLVDTLGRGAFFTLTTLYLTLIVGVPVLSVGIGLTIAGAVGVASSLTFGHLADRFSARRMLLWLHLLQGAALIGYVFVHDLLTLVIAASLVALAQQGNASVRSAVVGRAFLGEDRVRIRAAMRTVTNVGIGVGTAVAAIPLALGTAFAFQITMGLSGALFLVSALLVTGLSAERVDLRRTSPGETDADAAPQKGPSPYRDARFLSLTAFMGVFGIQFGLFEVGVPLWVVAHTAAPDVLVSPLLLVNTVVVVLLQVRMSRGTGTFAGAGRAMRNAGVLMVLACALWAGAGWIGGDGWGPIALAAVILLAAALVHSLAEITSSAAGWSLSFDLASQERMGSYQGVYGTGYALGAMIAPAVVTMTAINLGTAGWAILAVMFGAAAAGVVLIARRAARDAVTIG, encoded by the coding sequence GTGACGAGCACCACCCCCACCGTTCCCCTGCGCACCCTCATCTCCGACGACCAGACCCTGCGTCGCCTGCTGACGATCACACTCGTCGACACCCTCGGCCGCGGCGCCTTCTTCACGCTCACGACGCTCTATCTGACCCTCATCGTCGGCGTCCCCGTCCTGTCCGTGGGCATCGGCCTGACGATCGCCGGAGCCGTCGGCGTCGCGAGCTCACTCACCTTCGGGCACTTGGCCGACCGCTTCAGCGCCCGTCGGATGCTTCTCTGGCTGCACCTGTTGCAGGGGGCGGCTCTCATCGGATACGTCTTCGTGCACGACCTGCTGACCCTCGTGATCGCCGCATCGCTGGTGGCCCTCGCACAGCAGGGCAACGCCAGCGTCCGCTCGGCCGTCGTCGGGCGTGCGTTCCTCGGCGAGGACCGCGTCCGCATTCGGGCCGCGATGCGCACCGTCACCAACGTCGGCATCGGCGTCGGGACAGCGGTCGCCGCGATCCCCCTCGCGCTCGGCACGGCCTTCGCGTTCCAGATCACGATGGGCCTCTCGGGCGCCCTGTTCCTCGTGTCCGCGCTGCTGGTCACGGGCCTGTCCGCCGAGCGCGTCGACCTGCGGCGCACGTCGCCGGGCGAGACGGATGCGGACGCCGCACCGCAGAAGGGTCCGAGCCCCTACCGCGACGCGCGCTTCCTGTCGCTCACCGCGTTCATGGGCGTCTTCGGCATCCAGTTCGGGCTCTTCGAGGTCGGCGTGCCGCTCTGGGTGGTCGCGCACACCGCCGCCCCCGACGTGCTCGTGAGCCCGCTGCTGCTCGTGAACACGGTCGTCGTGGTGCTGCTGCAGGTGCGCATGAGCCGCGGCACCGGCACCTTTGCGGGGGCCGGGCGCGCCATGCGCAACGCGGGCGTGCTGATGGTACTCGCCTGCGCGCTGTGGGCGGGGGCCGGGTGGATCGGCGGCGACGGGTGGGGGCCGATCGCGCTGGCCGCCGTCATCCTCCTCGCGGCGGCTCTCGTGCACTCGCTCGCCGAGATCACCTCGAGCGCCGCCGGCTGGAGCCTGAGCTTCGACCTGGCGTCGCAGGAGCGGATGGGCAGCTACCAGGGCGTCTACGGCACCGGCTACGCCCTCGGGGCGATGATCGCGCCCGCCGTCGTGACGATGACGGCCATCAATCTCGGCACGGCCGGATGGGCGATTCTCGCCGTGATGTTCGGCGCGGCGGCCGCGGGCGTGGTGCTCATCGCGCGCCGCGCCGCGCGGGATGCGGTGACGATCGGCTAG
- a CDS encoding pyridoxal phosphate-dependent aminotransferase, giving the protein MTERAPVSRKLSAIAESATLKVDAKAKALQAAGRPVISYAAGEPDFPTPQFIVDAAAEALKDPANFRYTPAVGLPALREAIAAKTLRDSGLEVSPSQIIVTNGGKQSVYQAFQAVVNPGDEVLLPAPYWTTYPETIRLADGVPVEVFAGADQDYKVTVDQLEAARTERTTVLVFVSPSNPTGSVYTPEETRAIGEWALAHGIWVVTDEIYQNLVYEGARAVSIVEAVPELAGQTILVNGVAKTYAMTGWRVGWMVGPADAIKVAGNLQSHLTSNVNNIAQRAALAALTGPQDEAETMRVAFDRRRRLIVDELSKIDGVTVPNPLGAFYVYPDVRGLLGREWEGVTPTTTLELADLILEKAEVAVVPGEAFGPSGYLRLSYALGDEALLEGVQRLQRLFA; this is encoded by the coding sequence GTGACCGAACGCGCTCCCGTCTCCCGCAAACTCTCCGCCATCGCCGAATCCGCGACCCTCAAGGTCGATGCGAAGGCGAAGGCGCTGCAGGCAGCAGGGCGCCCCGTCATCTCCTATGCCGCCGGCGAGCCCGACTTCCCGACGCCGCAGTTCATCGTGGATGCGGCCGCAGAGGCGCTGAAGGACCCGGCGAACTTCCGTTACACGCCCGCCGTGGGTCTTCCCGCGCTGCGCGAGGCGATCGCCGCCAAGACGCTCCGCGACTCCGGCCTCGAGGTCTCGCCCTCGCAGATCATCGTGACCAACGGCGGCAAGCAGTCGGTCTACCAGGCGTTCCAGGCCGTCGTGAACCCGGGCGACGAGGTTCTGCTGCCGGCGCCGTACTGGACGACGTACCCCGAGACCATCCGCCTCGCCGACGGCGTGCCCGTCGAGGTGTTCGCCGGCGCCGACCAGGACTACAAGGTCACCGTCGACCAGCTCGAGGCCGCGCGCACCGAACGCACGACCGTCCTGGTGTTCGTCTCCCCCTCCAACCCCACCGGCAGCGTCTACACCCCCGAGGAGACGCGCGCGATCGGCGAGTGGGCCCTCGCGCACGGCATCTGGGTGGTCACCGACGAGATCTATCAGAACCTCGTCTACGAGGGCGCCCGCGCCGTGTCGATCGTCGAGGCGGTTCCGGAGCTCGCCGGCCAGACCATTCTCGTCAACGGCGTCGCGAAGACGTACGCGATGACCGGCTGGCGCGTGGGCTGGATGGTGGGCCCCGCCGACGCGATCAAGGTCGCCGGAAACCTGCAGTCGCACCTGACGAGCAACGTGAACAACATCGCGCAGCGCGCCGCCCTCGCGGCCCTCACGGGCCCGCAGGACGAAGCCGAGACGATGCGGGTCGCGTTCGACCGCCGCCGCCGCCTCATCGTCGACGAACTGTCGAAGATCGACGGTGTCACGGTCCCGAACCCGCTCGGCGCGTTCTACGTCTACCCCGATGTCCGAGGACTGCTCGGCCGCGAATGGGAGGGCGTCACCCCGACGACGACGCTGGAGCTCGCCGACCTCATCCTCGAGAAGGCAGAGGTCGCCGTCGTTCCCGGCGAGGCGTTCGGACCGTCCGGCTACCTGCGCCTCTCATATGCGCTGGGTGACGAGGCCCTGCTCGAGGGCGTTCAGCGCCTGCAGCGTCTGTTCGCCTGA
- a CDS encoding YbhB/YbcL family Raf kinase inhibitor-like protein, giving the protein MTDLTRPQTPDPYPLLPAVAAFTVTSDDVTDGAPLKDDQVAALGNTSPQLSWSGAPEGTQSYVVTCFDPDAPTPSGFWHWVLVDVPASVTSLDTAAAAAELPAGAFHVRNDGGQAGFMGAAPPEGDQVHRYFFVVHAVSEPTLGVDADASPAVVSFNLAFKTLGRAIIHGTYQH; this is encoded by the coding sequence ATGACCGATCTCACCCGTCCCCAGACGCCGGACCCGTATCCGCTGCTTCCCGCGGTGGCCGCGTTCACCGTCACCAGCGACGATGTCACCGACGGCGCACCGCTGAAGGACGACCAGGTCGCCGCCCTCGGCAACACCTCGCCGCAGCTTTCGTGGTCAGGCGCTCCCGAGGGGACGCAGTCCTACGTCGTCACCTGCTTCGACCCCGACGCCCCGACTCCCAGCGGCTTCTGGCACTGGGTGCTCGTCGACGTGCCCGCATCCGTCACGTCGCTCGACACCGCAGCCGCCGCGGCCGAGCTTCCCGCAGGAGCCTTCCACGTGCGCAACGACGGCGGACAGGCCGGCTTCATGGGCGCCGCGCCGCCCGAGGGCGACCAGGTGCACCGGTACTTCTTCGTCGTGCACGCCGTATCCGAGCCGACGCTCGGAGTGGATGCGGACGCCTCACCCGCCGTGGTCTCGTTCAACCTCGCGTTCAAGACCCTCGGCCGCGCGATCATCCACGGCACGTACCAGCACTGA
- a CDS encoding ArsR/SmtB family transcription factor has protein sequence MIRYEMEAADVSAIRFGVSPLSELGLALRALYEPEWFPLQRPWVQRIAGVRSLLDEEMLLALVNDRRWVADFVNPRPSSPLTSLEDELADLGRISRSHLHADLEKVHGSVPRVFRGRHDVVVARLQRALATAWDLCFAPHWARMHAVMQADIAYRGRIAAQAGIGAVLNGLSDAVRYDGRHLDVRLWNPAVRHRPVLGDGLTLVPSIFTARVSTPIDDDLPPTVMYPARGQGAMWSTAVGPDAAAVTDLLGRTRAVLLTELGEPASSTDLALRLGVSTSAVNQHLRVMARAGLLNRARYGRAVLYYRSAAGDALCAEPSHA, from the coding sequence ATGATTCGGTACGAGATGGAGGCCGCGGATGTGTCCGCCATCCGCTTCGGCGTCTCGCCGCTGTCCGAGCTCGGCCTGGCGCTGCGCGCCCTGTACGAGCCGGAATGGTTCCCGCTCCAGCGCCCGTGGGTGCAGCGGATCGCCGGGGTGCGGTCACTGCTCGACGAGGAGATGCTGCTCGCGCTCGTCAACGACAGGCGGTGGGTCGCGGACTTCGTGAACCCGCGTCCGTCCTCGCCGCTGACGTCGCTGGAGGACGAACTCGCCGACCTCGGCCGGATCAGCCGGTCGCATCTGCACGCGGACCTCGAGAAGGTGCACGGGAGCGTGCCCCGTGTCTTCCGCGGACGTCACGACGTCGTCGTCGCACGCCTGCAGCGCGCGCTCGCGACGGCGTGGGATCTCTGCTTCGCACCGCACTGGGCGCGCATGCACGCCGTCATGCAGGCCGACATCGCCTATCGCGGACGCATCGCCGCCCAGGCGGGCATCGGAGCCGTGCTGAACGGGCTCTCGGATGCGGTGCGCTACGACGGCCGGCACCTGGACGTCAGGCTGTGGAACCCGGCTGTGCGTCATCGTCCCGTTCTCGGCGATGGCCTGACGCTCGTGCCGTCGATCTTCACGGCGCGCGTGTCGACCCCGATCGACGACGATCTGCCGCCGACCGTGATGTACCCCGCCCGCGGTCAGGGCGCGATGTGGTCCACCGCGGTCGGCCCGGACGCCGCGGCCGTCACCGACCTGCTCGGCCGCACGCGCGCGGTGCTGCTGACCGAGCTCGGCGAGCCCGCATCCTCGACCGACCTGGCACTGCGACTCGGGGTGTCGACCTCCGCGGTCAACCAGCACCTGCGGGTGATGGCGCGCGCGGGTCTGCTCAACCGCGCCCGCTACGGCCGCGCCGTGCTGTACTACCGCAGCGCCGCCGGCGACGCCCTCTGCGCCGAGCCCTCCCACGCGTAG
- a CDS encoding MaoC/PaaZ C-terminal domain-containing protein, translating to MTAYEIGQVVAERDVHLTRESLVRYAGASGDFNPIHFRDDVAARVGLPGVLAHGMLTMGLSVETIVPWLGDAGRIREYGVRFTRPVVVDAETGADVRVVATVGQIDDETLRIDLTVTHADTTVLGKAQVRVTREA from the coding sequence ATGACCGCGTACGAGATCGGCCAGGTCGTCGCCGAGCGCGACGTGCACCTGACCCGCGAGTCGCTCGTGCGGTACGCGGGCGCGTCGGGCGACTTCAACCCCATCCACTTCCGGGATGACGTCGCCGCCCGCGTCGGCCTGCCCGGCGTCCTCGCCCATGGCATGCTCACCATGGGCCTGTCGGTCGAGACGATCGTGCCCTGGCTCGGGGATGCGGGCCGCATCCGCGAGTACGGCGTGCGCTTCACGCGGCCCGTCGTCGTCGATGCCGAGACCGGAGCAGACGTGCGCGTCGTCGCCACCGTGGGCCAGATCGACGACGAGACGCTGCGCATCGACCTGACGGTGACCCACGCCGACACGACCGTGCTGGGCAAGGCGCAGGTGCGGGTGACCCGCGAGGCATGA
- a CDS encoding FAS1-like dehydratase domain-containing protein → MPVNPTLVERAFEPTPPYLVGREKVREFARAVFATDPQHTDPAAARALGYADVVAPPTFAMVIQDLTLQQLLAEPDSGIALERTIHAEQRFRYSRPIVAGDELTAQLRVTGVRAVGKGAMVTSEAEVTDAAGAHVVTATSILLIGGEE, encoded by the coding sequence GTGCCCGTGAATCCCACCCTCGTCGAGCGCGCCTTCGAGCCGACACCGCCGTATCTCGTCGGTCGTGAGAAGGTGCGCGAGTTCGCCCGCGCCGTCTTCGCCACCGACCCGCAGCACACCGATCCGGCTGCGGCCCGGGCGCTCGGCTATGCCGACGTCGTCGCGCCGCCGACGTTCGCGATGGTGATCCAGGACCTCACACTGCAGCAGCTGCTGGCAGAGCCCGACTCGGGAATCGCCCTCGAGCGCACGATCCACGCCGAGCAGCGCTTCCGCTACTCGCGGCCGATCGTCGCCGGCGACGAGCTCACCGCGCAGCTGCGCGTGACGGGCGTGCGCGCCGTGGGCAAGGGCGCCATGGTCACGAGCGAGGCCGAGGTGACGGATGCGGCCGGCGCGCACGTCGTGACCGCCACATCCATCCTGCTGATCGGAGGCGAGGAATGA